A portion of the Oikeobacillus pervagus genome contains these proteins:
- a CDS encoding YgzB family protein has protein sequence MAKKYKNKINRIRTFALSLIFIGFVIMYLGIFFRNHPLVMTIFMLLGLLSIIASTVVYFWIGMLSTKAVQVVCPSCGKPTKMLGRVDMCMHCREPLTLDRSLEGEEFTEEYNSKKKH, from the coding sequence ATGGCCAAAAAATATAAAAATAAAATAAATCGAATCCGCACATTTGCACTCAGCTTAATATTTATCGGATTTGTTATTATGTATTTAGGAATTTTCTTTAGAAATCATCCGCTTGTTATGACCATTTTCATGCTTCTTGGGCTATTGTCAATTATTGCAAGTACAGTCGTATATTTTTGGATCGGGATGCTTTCGACAAAAGCAGTTCAAGTTGTTTGTCCTAGTTGTGGAAAACCCACCAAAATGCTTGGTAGAGTTGATATGTGTATGCATTGTCGCGAACCTCTGACATTGGATCGCAGCCTTGAAGGAGAAGAGTTTACTGAGGAGTACAATAGCAAAAAGAAACATTAA
- the perR gene encoding peroxide-responsive transcriptional repressor PerR has protein sequence MSQDHLKEAIDTLKDTGVRITPQRHAILEYLIDSMSHPTADDIYKALEGKFPNMSVATVYNNLRVFREVGLVKELTYGDSSSRFDFVTTEHYHVICEDCGKIVDFHYPGLDEVEQLASHVTGFKISHHRMEVYGTCPECSAKKELTH, from the coding sequence ATGTCCCAAGATCATTTGAAAGAAGCAATAGATACTCTAAAGGATACGGGAGTCCGTATAACGCCTCAACGTCATGCAATACTTGAATACTTGATTGACTCGATGTCACACCCAACTGCTGATGATATTTATAAGGCACTTGAAGGGAAATTTCCAAATATGAGTGTGGCAACAGTATATAATAACTTACGAGTATTTCGTGAAGTTGGCTTAGTTAAAGAATTAACATATGGTGATTCTTCGAGTCGCTTTGATTTTGTTACAACTGAACATTATCATGTTATTTGTGAAGATTGCGGCAAAATCGTAGACTTCCATTATCCTGGATTAGACGAAGTGGAACAATTAGCATCACATGTAACGGGCTTTAAAATCAGTCACCATCGTATGGAAGTATACGGAACATGCCCAGAATGTAGTGCTAAAAAGGAATTAACACATTAA
- a CDS encoding cob(I)yrinic acid a,c-diamide adenosyltransferase: MKIYTKTGDKGTTSLVYGQRVSKTDIRVEAYGTCDEANSLIGLALSFLKDTDFEGKEEMNSVFHEIQTELFHVGAELATPPGKDVRWKLEEGHVQKLERVMDRWDEKLDPLSNFILPGGHPAGAAFHSARTVVRRAERNAVAIEEVNPLVISYLNRLSDFLFVTARFVNHQLGEKEDTLHQ; this comes from the coding sequence TTGAAAATTTATACAAAAACAGGCGATAAAGGAACAACTTCTTTAGTTTACGGGCAACGTGTATCCAAAACGGACATACGAGTTGAAGCATATGGGACATGTGATGAGGCAAATTCTTTGATCGGTTTAGCTTTAAGCTTTCTAAAAGATACCGATTTTGAAGGAAAAGAAGAAATGAACTCTGTATTTCATGAAATCCAAACGGAGCTTTTTCATGTTGGAGCTGAATTGGCCACACCTCCTGGAAAGGATGTTAGATGGAAACTAGAAGAGGGGCATGTGCAGAAACTTGAAAGAGTGATGGATCGTTGGGATGAGAAGTTAGATCCACTATCTAATTTTATTTTACCAGGAGGTCATCCCGCTGGAGCCGCTTTCCATTCAGCTCGGACTGTTGTTAGAAGAGCTGAAAGAAATGCAGTGGCCATTGAAGAAGTTAATCCTTTAGTTATTTCTTATTTAAATCGCCTGTCAGACTTTCTATTTGTCACAGCTCGATTTGTCAATCATCAATTAGGAGAAAAGGAAGACACTCTTCATCAGTAA
- a CDS encoding D-2-hydroxyacid dehydrogenase has translation MVKILFTFRPPTYLREQLLKKFPQCDFSFYKTIGEAEELQKAEILVTYGEDLTSKHIDECSQLKWIMVASAGLEKMPFEAIHKKQIFVTNARGIHKIPMAEFTLGLMLSHVKRFPELAHLEQNATWNKKLPLQELAGKRLLILGTGAIGSEIARLSQAFRMDVMGVNRSGRQVEFFSGIYQLDHMKEPLQTADFIVSVLPSTKETKYVLTEEHFHIMKETAVFINIGRGDLVRERVLHQALKEGQIEHAYIDVFETEPLSKDHPFWKMPNLTVTPHISSITKNYLPRAFDIFLHNLNAYLHKKDDFLNLIDVEKGY, from the coding sequence ATGGTGAAGATTCTTTTTACATTCCGACCCCCTACTTATTTAAGGGAACAATTATTGAAGAAGTTTCCTCAATGTGATTTTTCCTTCTATAAAACTATAGGGGAGGCAGAAGAATTACAAAAAGCTGAAATTTTAGTTACATATGGTGAGGATCTAACATCCAAACATATTGATGAATGCTCCCAACTAAAATGGATTATGGTTGCCTCTGCTGGTTTGGAAAAAATGCCATTTGAAGCGATACATAAAAAACAAATATTCGTTACGAATGCCAGGGGAATCCATAAAATCCCGATGGCAGAATTCACATTAGGATTAATGCTGAGCCATGTAAAGCGATTTCCAGAGCTCGCTCATTTAGAGCAAAATGCTACATGGAATAAAAAACTACCTTTACAAGAACTTGCAGGTAAGCGTCTCCTTATATTAGGGACGGGAGCTATTGGAAGTGAAATAGCAAGACTTTCACAAGCATTTCGAATGGATGTTATGGGGGTTAATCGTAGTGGCAGACAGGTCGAGTTTTTCTCCGGAATTTATCAACTTGACCACATGAAAGAACCTCTTCAAACAGCAGACTTTATTGTTTCTGTGCTTCCGAGTACTAAGGAAACAAAATATGTTTTAACTGAGGAACATTTTCATATAATGAAAGAAACGGCTGTGTTTATCAACATTGGTCGTGGGGATCTCGTTCGCGAGAGAGTGTTACATCAGGCTTTGAAAGAGGGGCAAATTGAACATGCCTACATTGATGTATTTGAAACAGAGCCATTGTCAAAAGACCACCCTTTTTGGAAAATGCCGAATTTGACCGTTACACCGCATATTTCTAGTATTACGAAAAACTATTTACCTCGAGCGTTTGATATTTTTTTACATAATTTAAATGCATATCTTCATAAAAAAGATGACTTTTTAAATCTAATCGATGTAGAAAAGGGGTATTGA
- the bcp gene encoding thioredoxin-dependent thiol peroxidase produces the protein MAIQIGEQAPDFELPASNGEQVKLSDFKGKNVVLYFYPKDMTPGCTTEACDFKENHQSFSDLNTVILGVSTDPLKRHKKFIDKYELPFILLADEEHQVCELFDVWKLKKNFGKEYMGIERSTFVIDQEGKLVKEWRKVKVKGHVDEALTFIQEELGE, from the coding sequence ATGGCCATTCAAATCGGTGAACAAGCACCTGACTTTGAGCTTCCAGCAAGCAATGGTGAACAGGTAAAACTTTCAGATTTTAAAGGAAAGAATGTCGTCCTATATTTTTATCCAAAAGATATGACACCAGGATGTACAACGGAAGCTTGCGATTTCAAAGAAAACCATCAGTCGTTTTCTGACTTAAATACCGTTATTCTAGGAGTAAGTACAGATCCTTTAAAACGTCATAAAAAATTTATAGATAAATATGAGTTACCATTTATTCTTCTAGCTGATGAAGAACATCAAGTTTGTGAACTATTTGATGTGTGGAAATTGAAGAAGAATTTTGGAAAGGAATATATGGGGATTGAACGATCCACATTTGTAATTGATCAAGAAGGGAAATTGGTAAAAGAATGGCGCAAGGTAAAAGTGAAAGGCCATGTCGATGAAGCCCTTACATTTATACAAGAAGAACTAGGCGAATGA